The following nucleotide sequence is from Salvia splendens isolate huo1 chromosome 2, SspV2, whole genome shotgun sequence.
TCACTGAAACAAAGGgctgtttttcttttttttttaaaaaaaaatcatcggCAAACAGAGAGGGGTAACCACCCTAAAAAAAATCCCATCTCGCTGCTCGCCTCAATTTTTCCGTCTCTGTTTGAGGAATTATGAGCTACTGGGTtgcttgattttgattttggggATTTTCGATTTATAGTGGCGATTGGTTTTTATTGCCCTTTGTTGTTGATGGAATTTGCAGAAAGTGGTGGTGGGGTATTGAGTTTTGAGGTTTGTGCTGCGGAGGGTAAAATAGACATTTTAACTTGTCTTGTTGGAGATTAAACTGGCGATGTCTCCTGTGTTGGCTGAGTGAGTGGACTGTTCTGTAAGGCTTGTACCTCATGGTTTGTGTGtagtacttttttatttttaatatagttaGTGctcttttttatattaaaatttaacaaaactttaaaaaataaatgcattTAACTAAATTTCATCatttatttgttaaaaaaataaaataaaaaaatacatcgATGAGTAGTGTTTTTTTAACAAGGAGGAACAAATTAAATCagatcaaaattataaaagagaaaatcaaagttattaaatattataaaatttaatataaaattttcataGAGAAATAAGGAGGCTCAGATCTGCAGAAAAACAGGCAAATGGAAGGCCAACGCCGCCATGGCAGCTGACCACCGGTTGCATGTGATTCAAAAACCACAATGCCGTCCGGGTCGCCACCAAGATACGGGCCGGATCTCTCCCTGCCGGCTCCATTAgctcagaaaaaaaaatagaaacatcatcACAGCCTCAAAATAGAAACATCAGCACAGCCTCTTCAGTCACCAGAtctccaccgccaccgccaccgccaccaccaccaccgccaatCATCAGAGCATCTTCAGTCCAACACGGTTTTGAATTATAGGTTAAGCAGcgaatatatatgtatgtgtgtgtatgtacGTAATATTTCCACTTAAAGGGCTGTTTGTTAACAAAAAAATCATCGGCTAACAGAGAGGGGCAACAGCCCTTGCAGAAATCCGGCCTCTCTGTTTCCTCAATTTTGATTTTCTGAGCTAATGGATGACTTTAATTGTGTGAAGAAGGGCTTCATATAGTCATCATTATTCCATATCTACCCCTGTCCAGTACAGCTCAAACGGGTTTGTGGGTACTGATTTTACCGGATATTAGCGGGTCGGGTGTGTGTGGTTAAGAATCCGGATATGGAGACCTTAGACTAAAAATcgagtagtactactaatttaaATCTATTCGTAAAACAAATAAGATAAAcatagtataaaaaaatatttttaatatttttaaataaaactgTATCCATCTtgttaaatagtactcctacgtaacatttcttttgggtacgagatttaagaaaatgatatgtcaaaggttaaagtgaagagagtaagtaagagagaggaaaatcagagagaggaagagagattACAGTATGAGGGAATAAAATTTTTACCACTAAAGGAAAtaactcaactaccttgggacaatgcagaaaggaatacgactcaactaccttgagacgaatgaagtataaattttatactaataaatagGTAATGACTAATTTTATTGGACGGGCCAAAATGTAAAAGCGGGATTTTTTTAGGATCGAATAATATTATTAGCagtaaatttttatatattttaaggtTTATTGGCGTGCAATATCACACAactttcaaaaattttaattttttttacaaacttCAAAGTTGAAAAATATGGTGAACAATGAATGGTGTTAGCTCCCCACTGGCGATAGATTCTGATTATTATAAATGACATAGAAGACGAGCTTTAATTTATGACATGGAACATCACTTAATAATATTCGTCTAGAAAAACAAATGACATGTCGTGAATAATTAGAAAATCTCCATCGCCACTGTTGAAGCTATACAATTCAATCATCAAACAACAAACCATACGAATTTGAAGAAGAGGAAAAACTTGAGGAAAAAGAAATGAGATTTTTATTATTGATTGAATTTCCGACCGATACAACAATACAAAGAAAGTGTTGATCTTTATTTATACTCTAAGCTAAACACACTTAAGCTAAGCTAAGTAAGAGCTAAGTAAAAAAATCACACTTAATAAAGTCCAGCTGGCTTCAACGGTCaactctttctctttctcctttcttttgttttcgTTCCAAATTGATGATCTCAATTGAGAATCACAACTTTAACACCCCCTCTCAAGATGGACAATACAGACTCTGCAAGTTCATCTTGCTCAAAATGCCCTCAAAAGCATAAACTCCCAAAGgtttaataaaaatatcagCTAGCTGCAAATCATTCCTTATATGTAAGGGCTTGATTACTCCCTCTAAGTATCTTTCCCTCACAGTGTGACAGTCAATTTCAATATCCTTCGTACGCTCATGAAACACTGGGTTAGAGCTAATGTGAACCGCTGCTTGATTATCACAGAACAAGGGTGCAACCTTCTCCACTGTAATGCCAAAGTCTCCCAATAAAGCTTTAGCCCAGACCACCTCACATGTCGCTTGTGCCATGACCctatattctgcctcagttgaCGATCTAGATATGGTGTGTTGTTTCTTTGCCTTCCAAGACACCGATGAAGAGCCAAAGAACAAACAATAACTTGTCATAGACCTTCTTGTATCTAAGCATGCGGCccaatctgcatctgaaaaAATTCTAAGTGGAGGTTTATTATCACTGGAATAGAACAAACCATGGCCAGGAGTTCCTTTTAGATATCTGAGTATCTTCTCACTTGTTTCCCAATGCTCATCACATGGCTTTGAAACATATTGGCTGAGTTTATGTACTGCAAATGTTATGTCAGGTCGTGTGATGCACAAATAAAGCAACCTCCCAATCTGCCTTCTAAATTTGGATGGATCTTTCATGGGATTTCCAGTGTCTTGCTTCAACTGATTCACTGGATCCATGGGAACTGAAGATGGTTTGCATCCCAACAACCCAGCATCTCTGAGCAAGTCTATCACATATTTCCGCCATGAAACCAAAATTCCTTTCTTGTTTCTGACTATCTCAAGGCAAAGGAAGTACTTTGGGATTCCTAAATCCTTGAATTTAAAAAACTATGAGAGGAATTGTTTGAAGGCCTCTATCATGTCAGGTCTAGAAGTAGCAATTaggatatcatcaacatagacaACTATACCAAAGAAAGTAGAACTGTCACTCTTGTAAAAGGAGTGATCGGATGCTGATTGTTGAAGCCCGAACTTGGCCAACACCTCAGAGAGTTTGAGGTACCATTGCCTAGATGTCTGTTTTAGACCATATAAAGATTTATTCAGCTTGCAGACAAGCTTTGGCCCAGAAGAGCTGCCCCCCTCAACAATCAGCCCAGGAGGCAGGTTCATATAGATCTCCTCACTCAAATCCCCATAGAGAAAGACATTATTTATGTCTAGGTGAGACAAAGTCCAGTCTTTAATAGCAGCAAGAGCAAGCATGAATTTAACGGTTGTCAACTTGGCAACTGGAGAAAAGGTGTCAAGGAAATCTACACCCCTCAAGTTGTGTGAAGCCTTTGGCAACTAATCGAGCCTTGAGCCTCTCAGCTGTAGCATCAGCTCTAAACTTCACTTTGAAAACCCATTTGCAGTCAATAGGGATTTTGTCCGGCGGTAAAGACATAATTTTCCAAGTGTTGGTTTTCTCCAGAGCAGTGAGTTCCTCATGCATGGCTTGTTGCCAGTCAGGGGAAGAGGAAGCTTGGGAGTATGATTTTGGCTCAAAGACAGCAGTCATGAGAACAATATATTTGAGGTGAGTGGGGGATAATTtggatagagagaaaaaaaagagatagGATACGAGGATGAAGAGGACACAGAATTGCAGAGATAATCAGTTAAATGAGAAGGAAGCTTAGTGAGTCTTCCAGCTCTTGTAACCTAATTATTCTGATCAGTGGCAGAAGAGTTATTTGGAATATTTATGGGAGTATTTATGGTGACATTTTCTGAGGATGAAGAACTTTCTGGAGCAGAAGTATTATTATGTGAGGCAGAAGGGAAAGTAGATGGTGATAAATGAGTGAAGGGAAATATCTCTTCATGAAAAACGACATTTCTGGTAATGATCTCTTGCATAGTGTCAAGATTGAGGACCTTATACCCCGAGGGATAACCCAGAAAAACACACTTAGAGGCTCTTGGGGAAAAATTTTCTCTCTGCCTGAGAAGAGTGGAGGCAAAACATAAGCACCCAAAGACTCTTAAGTGGTTATATGATGGAGATTTTTGGTATAGGAACTGAAAAGAAGAAATGTTATCAGGTAGAACAGAAGAGGGAATTCTATTTATGATATATGAGGCAGTTAGTATACTATCCCCCCAGAAAGTAACATGAAGATGAGATTGGAAAAGAAGGCTTCTAGCCACATTCAAAAGATGTTGATGTTTCCTTTCCACCCTAGCATTTTCTGTGGAGTTTCTACACAGAAATGTTGAACCAAAGTCCCAAAAGAAGTGTATAAAGCAGACAGATTGAACTCAGGTCCATTATCACATCTAATAGTTTTGATCATTTTGGAGAACTAAGTAGAGATTATATGGAAGAATTGTGTCAGTATATTTTTGACATTAGATTTGTGTTGCATCAGAAAGGTCCAAACAAACCTAGACTTATCATCAATAATTGTCAGAAAGTAGGCATATCTTTGTGTAGTACAGGCGGAAAAATGACACCAAATATCATAGTGTATGAGATCAAAAAAATCTGAAGCTACTGAGTCAAAACCGGAAAAAAGAAAGATGATGTTGCTTGGCTAAAGGGAAGATTTCACAGAGAGTGTGAGAATTTTTGGAGAAAGACAAAACATCATTCATTGTTTTGAGTTTATTGTAAGACAAATGGCCAAGTCTCCTATGCCAGAGATCAATGGCTACAACAGAATTTACACAAGAAGCATCAAAGGAATCAGAGGAACCTGGATTGGATACATTGGAAACATCAAGGGAATAGAGATTACCAAGTCTGCTACCCCTCCCAATCATAGTCCCCGGAGAAGCTCCCTGAATAAGTATAGAATCATGAGTGAAAAAAACGGAACAAGATATAGAGGAAGTGAGAGAACTgatagagatgagattgaaagaaAAACTAGGAACACATAGAACATACTTTAGAGTGATTGTAGGTGTGAGGTGAATGGTTCCTATATGTGTGACATTGGCTTTTGCACCATTTGGTAAATTTACAAAAGCATCACTAACAGGAGCAGAGTCAGCGAAGAAAGTGATATCACAACATACATGGTGTGTGGCACCAGTATCAAGAAGCCACaaagatgaagatgatgaagtaACAACAACAAATGGTTAAAAAAAGTAGTACCAGTGAAGGGAGTTTGTAGAGGATTAGGGACTGAGCTTGTTTGTGCGGCAGAAACATGAGCAGGAGATggagatggtgatggtgatggtgatgaagAGGATGGAGACGTGCCAGCAAGCTGTGTCAGCAAAAGAGAAATCAGCTGCTGAAACTGGTCATGAGAAGGCATAGCTAACTGAGGCAGTGAAGTTGGAGGCATCTTCTCACTGCCTTCAGGTACCAAATCATCAACATAATTGACAACTTTGGAGTTAGAAAACTCCTTAGAGAAGTCCTTATAGCCAGATTTTCCTTTGCCCCTACCATAACTTTGAGGAAAACCATGAAGAGAGAAACACCTATCAACAGTATTATTAGTTCGACCACAATGAGAACACAAGAGTTTTCCTCTGCCAAAATTCGAAAAAGCAACATTGACAGAGAATGGTTGTTCACTCGAAGGAGTAGAGATAGGCATTGCAATGTACTATCAATACTCCGTTGTCTTTCTTCTTGAACAACAAGAGAGAAGACTTTAGATAGGGAGGGCAACGGTACCATTGACAGAATAGAAGACCGGAGCTGAGAGAATGAGGAATTCAATCCGATCAGGAACTGCATTGTGCAGTCATTCTCTTGGTGAGTATGCCAACGAGCTGCACTATTACAACGACAATTGTTACAAATAAACCAAGCAATGGGCTGAGAATGCTTATATTCATCCCAAATAATTAGAAGATTTGTAAAATAGGTGCCAACATCCGAATGACCTTGCACCAGAGACATGATCTGCTGTTTCAATTGATAGGATCTAGCAGAGTCGCATTGAGAGAATCGATCTCTGAGATTTGACCATATTTCATGAGCATTGTCAAGGTACATAACACTTGAACAGATCTGAGGGGAAACTGAATTCCTAATCCATGAAACCACCATACTATTGCATCGAATCCAAGCGGAGAAAAGTAGATCATCATCGGATGGTCGCAACAAGGATCCATCAACAAACGACAATTTATTCTTAGCAATCAAAGCTGTAACAACTGACCTGCTCCAATTGATGTAATTCGAGCAGATGAGCAACTGAGGAACAAGTTGAAGGCTCGGATTATTACTAGGATGAAGGTAGTAAGGGCTGATATGATCCTCAGCAAAAATGATTTGGTCACCACCACGATTACCACGATTACCGCGAGTATTCATCATGGAGAAGAGACAATCGAGCAATGAGAAACATAAATCAAACACCACGAGCGAAGCGGAAACAAGAATTCTCTACTGATACCATGTTGAAGCTATACAATTCAATTATCAAACAACAAACCATACGAATTTGAAGAAGAGGAAAAACTTGAGGGAAAAGAAAGgagatttttttattgattgaatTTCTGACTGATACAACAATACAAAGAAAGTGTTGATCCT
It contains:
- the LOC121772306 gene encoding secreted RxLR effector protein 161-like, giving the protein MDPVNQLKQDTGNPMKDPSKFRRQIGRLLYLCITRPDITFAVHKLSQYVSKPCDEHWETSEKILRYLKGTPGHGLFYSSDNKPPLRIFSDADWAACLDTRRSMTSYCLFFGSSSVSWKAKKQHTISRSSTEAEYRVMAQATCEVVWAKALLGDFGITVEKVAPLFCDNQAAVHISSNPVFHERTKDIEIDCHTVRERYLEGVIKPLHIRNDLQLADIFIKPLGVYAFEGILSKMNLQSLYCPS